A genomic stretch from Falco cherrug isolate bFalChe1 chromosome 1, bFalChe1.pri, whole genome shotgun sequence includes:
- the LOC102052517 gene encoding nucleoside diphosphate kinase, with protein MASIAERTFIAIKPDGVQRGLVGEIIKRFEQKGFKLVAMKLIHASEDLLREHYIDLKDRPFYDGLVQYMHSGPVVAMVWEGLNVVKTGRVMLGETNPFDSKPGTIRGDLCVQIGRNIIHGSDSVESAETEVNLWFTPEELVDYRSCAHEWIYD; from the exons ATGGCTTCTATCGCCGAGCGCACCTTCATCGCCATCAAGCCTGACGGAGTCCAGCGGGGACTGGTGGGAGAAATCATCAAGCGGTTTGAGCAGAAAGGATTCAAACTGGTGGCCATGAAGTTAATTCAC GCCTCCGAAGACCTTCTGAGAGAACACTACATTGACCTGAAAGACCGGCCGTTCTATGATGGGCTGGTGCAGTACATGCACTCTGGACCTGTTGTAGCTATG gtGTGGGAAGGTCTCAATGTGGTTAAGACTGGAAGGGTGATGCTGGGGGAAACTAATCCATTTGATTCAAAGCCTGGCACTATTCGTGGTGACCTCTGCGTTCAGATTGGAAG gaACATCATTCATGGAAGTGATTCTGTAGAAAGTGCTGAGACAGAGGTCAATTTGTGGTTCACTCCTGAAGAGCTGGTCGATTACAGAAGCTGTGCTCATGAGTGGATCTATGACTGA
- the LOC129734128 gene encoding nucleoside diphosphate kinase, whose translation MAANAERTFIAIKPDGVQRGLVGEIIKRFEQKGFRLVAMKLVHASEDLLKQHYIDLKDRPFYPGLVKYMNSGPIVAMVWEGLNVVKTGRVMLGETNPADSKPGTIRGDFCIQVGRNIIHGSDSVESAQKEINLWFKPAELVDFKSCAHDWIYE comes from the exons ATGGCGGCCAACGCCGAGCGCACCTTCATCGCCATCAAACCCGACGGCGTCCAGCgggggctggtgggggagaTCATCAAGCGGTTCGAGCAGAAGGGCTTCCGCCTGGTGGCCATGAAGCTCGTGCAC GCTTCTGAAGACCTTCTCAAACAACATTATATTGACCTGAAAGACCGACCGTTCTACCCAGGTTTGGTGAAATATATGAACTCTGGACCCATTGTGGCCATG GTATGGGAAGGACTCAACGTGGTTAAAACGGGGAGAGTAATGCTAGGGGAAACAAACCCGGCGGACTCTAAGCCTGGTACCATCCGTGGTGACTTCTGCATTCAAGTAGGAAG AAACATCATTCACGGCAGCGACTCTGTAGAAAGCGCGCAGAAGGAGATCAACCTGTGGTTCAAACCTGCAGAGCTTGTTGACTTCAAATCTTGTGCACATGATTGGATCTATGAGTGA